In Leptodesmis sichuanensis A121, the following are encoded in one genomic region:
- the era gene encoding GTPase Era encodes MSDTDTSGLSSLESGLIPSSPPGFKSGFVGIVGRPNVGKSTLMNQLIGQKIAITSPIAQTTRNRLRGILTTPEAQIIFVDTPGIHKPQHQLGEVLVKNAQVAIRSVDVLLFVVDGSVPAGKGDAFIAELASHCEGPVLLGINKVDQQPADFQAIDQSYADMAQEHGWDWVKFSALSGDGLEQLQQRLIDHLEPGPYYYPPDLVTDQPERFIMGELIREQILLLTRKEVPHSTAIAIDLVEEQPTITRILATIYVERPSQKGILIGKGGTMLKAIGSAARQQIQKLIAGKVYLELFVKVQPKWRQSRSQLAELGYRVEE; translated from the coding sequence ATGAGTGATACAGATACTAGCGGTTTATCATCTCTAGAAAGCGGACTTATTCCCTCATCTCCACCCGGTTTTAAGTCAGGATTTGTTGGCATTGTGGGACGACCGAATGTAGGTAAGTCCACCTTGATGAATCAGTTAATTGGTCAAAAAATTGCCATTACCTCGCCGATCGCCCAAACTACCCGCAATCGTCTGCGGGGAATCTTAACAACTCCAGAGGCGCAAATCATTTTTGTTGATACGCCCGGTATCCATAAGCCACAACATCAGTTAGGTGAGGTGCTGGTGAAAAATGCTCAGGTGGCGATTCGATCAGTGGATGTCCTGTTGTTTGTGGTGGACGGTTCCGTTCCAGCGGGAAAGGGGGATGCCTTTATTGCAGAACTAGCCAGTCACTGCGAGGGGCCAGTCCTTTTGGGCATTAACAAGGTGGATCAGCAGCCTGCAGACTTTCAGGCCATTGACCAGAGCTATGCGGATATGGCCCAGGAGCATGGCTGGGACTGGGTGAAATTTTCAGCCTTGTCGGGGGATGGCCTGGAGCAATTGCAGCAGCGCCTGATTGATCATCTGGAACCTGGCCCCTATTACTACCCACCGGATTTAGTCACAGATCAACCGGAGCGGTTCATTATGGGTGAGTTGATTCGGGAGCAGATTCTACTATTGACCCGCAAGGAAGTGCCCCATTCCACCGCGATCGCGATTGACCTCGTCGAAGAGCAACCCACCATTACCCGGATTCTGGCTACTATTTACGTCGAGCGTCCCTCGCAAAAAGGCATTCTGATTGGTAAAGGGGGCACCATGCTGAAGGCGATCGGCTCTGCGGCTCGGCAGCAGATCCAGAAACTGATTGCTGGCAAGGTATATCTGGAATTGTTTGTGAAGGTACAACCCAAATGGCGGCAGTCCCGATCGCAGTTAGCCGAATTGGGCTATCGGGTCGAGGAGTAA
- a CDS encoding ATP-dependent 6-phosphofructokinase: MGEHKRIGILTSGGDCAGLNAAIRAVVHSAVNTYGWEVFGIRQATQGLMERPPQAISLTPDKVDPYLTTGGTFLGTTNKGNPFAFPMADGSVCDRSYEIIEGYRMLGLDALIGIGGDGSLAILRRLAQQGGINLVGIPKTIDNDVGVTECSIGFDTAVSVATEAVDRLQFTAASHNRVMILEVMGRDAGHIAMWAGIAGGADIILIPEIPYTLEGICQHIKKRQQQGKNYCLIVIAEAVRTEAGDRVVVAEHPENCRLGGIGQYLSQEICRMIGAETRVTVLGHIQRGGMPSHSDRLIATAFGVAAVELIAKEKYDHVVTWQKRHVVCVPIEEAINQYSTVNPNGTLATTARRMGIFLGS; encoded by the coding sequence ATGGGAGAACACAAACGGATTGGAATTTTGACCAGTGGAGGAGACTGCGCTGGCTTGAATGCCGCCATTCGCGCCGTCGTTCATAGTGCGGTGAACACTTATGGCTGGGAGGTGTTTGGGATTCGGCAGGCCACTCAAGGGTTGATGGAGCGTCCCCCGCAAGCCATCAGCTTAACGCCTGACAAAGTAGACCCGTACCTGACCACTGGAGGCACCTTTTTAGGAACCACCAATAAGGGCAACCCATTTGCGTTTCCGATGGCAGATGGCAGTGTGTGCGATCGCTCTTACGAAATCATCGAAGGCTACCGGATGCTGGGCCTGGATGCCTTAATTGGAATTGGTGGGGATGGCAGTCTGGCGATTCTCAGGCGGCTGGCGCAACAGGGTGGTATCAATCTGGTGGGAATTCCCAAAACCATTGATAACGATGTTGGCGTCACCGAGTGTTCGATCGGTTTTGATACCGCCGTCAGCGTGGCTACTGAAGCTGTTGATCGCCTGCAATTCACAGCCGCCAGCCATAACCGGGTGATGATTTTGGAAGTCATGGGCCGCGATGCCGGACATATTGCTATGTGGGCTGGAATTGCTGGAGGCGCAGACATTATTCTGATTCCTGAAATTCCCTATACCCTGGAGGGTATCTGTCAGCACATTAAAAAACGACAGCAACAAGGTAAGAATTACTGCTTGATCGTCATCGCAGAGGCCGTTCGGACAGAAGCAGGCGATCGAGTCGTTGTTGCCGAGCATCCCGAAAACTGTCGATTGGGCGGGATTGGTCAATATCTCTCTCAGGAAATCTGCCGAATGATCGGAGCCGAAACTCGCGTCACCGTTTTAGGCCACATTCAGCGCGGCGGGATGCCCTCCCATTCCGATCGCTTGATTGCCACCGCCTTTGGAGTAGCAGCCGTAGAACTCATTGCCAAAGAGAAATATGACCATGTGGTAACCTGGCAAAAACGCCATGTCGTGTGCGTGCCGATCGAGGAAGCCATCAATCAATACTCAACCGTAAACCCCAATGGAACGTTGGCCACTACAGCGCGGCGCATGGGCATCTTTTTAGGTAGCTAA
- the surE gene encoding 5'/3'-nucleotidase SurE translates to MVFVVTNDDGIDAPGIKALVEAVKALRQDVVVVAPQTHLSGCSHQVTTDRPIQIEQRSNWEYAIAGTPADCTRIALSYLGLEVDYVLSGINSGGNLGADVHVSGTVAAVREASLHRIPGVAISHYRQGKREIDWELATAHTIRVLATLLAQSTAPGTFWNVNLPHLSPGSCEPAIQFCSPCTQPLPAAYRVENDLLYYTGEYANRLRDPGADVEVCFSGHIAVTLLHI, encoded by the coding sequence ATGGTATTCGTTGTTACGAATGATGATGGGATTGATGCACCTGGGATCAAGGCACTGGTGGAGGCTGTAAAGGCACTTCGTCAGGACGTGGTGGTTGTGGCTCCCCAGACTCATTTATCGGGCTGTAGCCATCAGGTAACGACCGATCGGCCCATCCAGATTGAGCAGCGATCGAACTGGGAATACGCGATCGCTGGTACTCCAGCAGACTGTACCCGAATTGCCCTGAGTTATCTGGGGTTAGAAGTAGATTATGTTCTATCTGGAATTAATTCAGGTGGGAACCTGGGGGCTGATGTCCACGTCTCTGGAACTGTTGCAGCCGTAAGAGAGGCATCTCTACATCGCATTCCAGGAGTCGCCATCTCGCATTACCGGCAGGGAAAGCGGGAAATAGATTGGGAACTGGCTACGGCACACACAATCAGGGTTTTAGCCACCTTGCTGGCCCAATCTACAGCACCAGGCACCTTCTGGAATGTAAACCTGCCCCATCTATCCCCAGGTTCGTGTGAACCTGCGATTCAATTTTGTTCTCCCTGTACGCAACCCTTACCAGCCGCGTACCGAGTTGAAAATGATCTGCTTTATTACACTGGGGAATATGCCAACCGCCTTCGGGATCCGGGCGCAGATGTCGAGGTTTGTTTCTCGGGCCATATTGCTGTTACACTCCTACATATTTAA
- a CDS encoding ribonuclease J translates to MTQTNSTPVLKIIPLGGLHEIGKNTCVFEINDEIVLLDAGLAFPTDGMHGVNIVLPDMTYLRENRHKIKGMIVTHGHEDHIGGIAFHLKQFEIPVIYGPRLAIALLQDKLEEAGVSDRTELRTVRPRDIVRIGSSFFVEFIRNTHSIADSFTVAIRTPVGVVIHTGDFKIDHTPVDGEFFDFQRLAEYGEQGVHCLISDSTNSEVPGYTPSERSVYPNLDRIFGQAQGRLLVTTFASSVHRINMILELAKEHGRVVSVLGRSMLNVIAHARNLGYIKCEDDLLKPLNMVNKLPDNQVLILTTGSQGEPLSALTRIANGEHRQVKIRPGDTVVFSANPIPGNTIAVVNTIDKLMMQGATVKYGKEQGIHVSGHGCQEDQKLMIGLTRPKFFLPVHGEHRMLVKHSQTAQSMGIPAENMVVIDNGDVVELTPTSIRIAGKVPSGIELVDASRSGVVNDQVLKERQQLAEDGIVTIATVINWKGELVARPEIHLRGVVTSLDKSQLQEKIDTTIGMVLHDRWSEFARSFGEGVDIDWTGLQVQIERELIRMLRRELQSNPLLVFLMQNIEAGMERPAAKSSRKAEAIAS, encoded by the coding sequence ATGACCCAAACCAATTCAACGCCTGTACTGAAAATCATTCCTCTGGGTGGACTCCACGAAATTGGTAAAAACACCTGCGTGTTTGAAATTAATGATGAAATTGTGCTGCTGGATGCTGGTCTGGCATTCCCCACCGATGGTATGCACGGAGTCAATATTGTCCTACCCGATATGACTTACCTGCGGGAGAACCGCCACAAAATCAAGGGCATGATTGTTACTCACGGTCATGAAGACCACATTGGTGGGATTGCATTTCATCTGAAGCAATTTGAGATCCCAGTCATCTATGGCCCCCGGTTGGCGATCGCCCTCCTGCAGGATAAGTTGGAGGAAGCAGGAGTGTCTGATCGTACTGAACTGCGTACCGTGCGTCCCCGTGACATCGTGCGGATCGGCTCTTCGTTCTTCGTAGAATTTATTCGCAATACCCACTCCATTGCAGACAGCTTTACGGTCGCCATTCGCACGCCCGTCGGGGTGGTCATCCATACGGGCGATTTCAAAATTGACCATACGCCTGTGGATGGAGAATTTTTTGACTTCCAACGATTAGCCGAGTACGGCGAACAGGGCGTTCACTGTCTGATCAGCGATTCCACCAATTCAGAAGTTCCTGGCTATACGCCCTCCGAGCGATCGGTCTATCCTAATCTCGATCGCATCTTTGGTCAGGCTCAGGGACGGCTCTTAGTCACCACCTTTGCTTCCTCTGTCCATCGGATCAACATGATTCTGGAGTTAGCCAAGGAGCATGGCCGGGTCGTCTCTGTATTGGGTCGCTCCATGCTGAATGTGATTGCCCATGCCCGCAATTTGGGGTACATCAAGTGCGAGGATGACCTGCTGAAGCCGCTCAACATGGTCAACAAACTGCCCGATAATCAGGTGCTGATTTTGACTACAGGTTCCCAGGGAGAACCCCTCTCCGCTCTCACCCGAATTGCCAATGGCGAACATCGTCAGGTGAAGATTCGGCCCGGTGATACGGTGGTCTTCTCCGCCAATCCGATTCCTGGCAATACGATCGCAGTCGTCAACACGATCGACAAATTGATGATGCAGGGAGCCACGGTCAAGTATGGCAAGGAACAGGGCATCCACGTTTCGGGACACGGCTGCCAGGAAGATCAGAAGTTGATGATTGGTCTCACCCGTCCCAAGTTCTTCTTACCTGTTCACGGTGAACACCGGATGCTGGTAAAGCATTCTCAAACCGCTCAAAGTATGGGAATTCCTGCTGAGAATATGGTGGTGATCGACAACGGGGACGTGGTGGAGTTGACCCCAACCAGTATCCGCATTGCAGGCAAAGTTCCTTCCGGTATTGAATTGGTGGACGCCTCTCGATCGGGCGTGGTGAACGATCAGGTACTGAAGGAACGCCAGCAGCTTGCTGAGGATGGCATTGTTACGATTGCCACGGTGATTAACTGGAAAGGTGAGTTAGTTGCTCGACCTGAAATCCACTTGCGAGGTGTGGTGACTTCTCTGGACAAGTCTCAGCTTCAAGAGAAGATTGATACCACAATCGGGATGGTGCTGCACGATCGCTGGTCCGAATTTGCCCGTTCCTTTGGCGAGGGGGTAGACATTGACTGGACGGGCTTACAGGTCCAGATCGAGCGAGAACTGATCCGGATGTTGCGCCGTGAATTACAAAGCAATCCGTTGCTGGTGTTCTTAATGCAAAATATCGAAGCAGGAATGGAGCGGCCTGCAGCAAAATCATCCCGGAAAGCTGAAGCGATCGCTTCCTGA
- the dapA gene encoding 4-hydroxy-tetrahydrodipicolinate synthase: MVDFGNVLTAMVTPFTDDGQVNYATAEKLASHLADHGTDTLVVCGTTGESPTLTWDEEFELFHVVQQAVAGKAKIIAGTGSNSTQEAIEATEKAAKLGLDGSLQVVPYYNKPPQSGLYQHFKAIAEATPEFPLILYNIPGRTGQNLLPETVVRLAEIANIVGIKEASGNLDQASQIRRNTPPEFAIYSGDDSLTMPLLAVGAKGVISVASHLVGSQLQTMVQAFRSGQVDTAIQIHLKLFPLFKALFLTTNPIPVKAALRLQGWQVGSTRLPLADPSEEVMQALKSVLVDLALL, from the coding sequence GTGGTGGATTTTGGAAACGTTTTAACTGCAATGGTCACGCCATTTACCGACGATGGCCAGGTTAATTATGCAACTGCTGAAAAGCTGGCCAGTCATCTGGCAGATCATGGCACGGATACCTTGGTAGTCTGCGGCACTACTGGGGAATCCCCCACCCTGACGTGGGATGAGGAATTTGAACTGTTCCATGTGGTGCAGCAGGCCGTGGCTGGGAAAGCCAAAATTATTGCCGGAACTGGCTCAAATTCTACCCAGGAGGCGATCGAAGCAACCGAAAAAGCCGCTAAACTGGGACTAGATGGTTCGCTGCAGGTGGTGCCGTATTACAACAAGCCACCTCAATCGGGCTTGTATCAGCATTTCAAAGCGATCGCGGAAGCCACTCCAGAGTTTCCCTTGATTCTTTACAATATTCCAGGTCGCACTGGGCAAAATCTCTTACCGGAAACGGTGGTTCGCCTAGCCGAGATTGCCAATATTGTGGGAATTAAGGAGGCCAGTGGGAATCTGGATCAGGCCAGTCAGATTCGTCGCAATACCCCGCCTGAATTTGCCATCTATTCTGGAGATGACTCGTTAACGATGCCTCTACTGGCGGTTGGTGCCAAAGGGGTGATCAGTGTCGCCAGCCATCTGGTTGGCTCTCAGCTTCAGACCATGGTGCAGGCTTTTCGATCGGGTCAGGTTGATACAGCGATCCAAATTCACCTCAAGCTATTTCCCCTGTTCAAAGCCCTCTTCCTGACGACCAATCCCATTCCAGTGAAAGCGGCTCTCCGTCTCCAGGGATGGCAGGTGGGTTCTACCCGGCTTCCTCTCGCTGACCCTTCAGAAGAAGTCATGCAAGCTTTGAAATCCGTACTGGTCGATTTAGCGTTGCTCTAA
- a CDS encoding aspartate-semialdehyde dehydrogenase, producing MVDSYRVAILGATGAVGTELLDLLEQRRFPVSDLKLLASPRSAGQRLQFKGESIPVEVVDDRSFAGVDLVLASAGASTSRVWAPKAVEAGAVVVDNSSAFRMDPAIPLIVPEVNPEAAATHQGIIANPNCTTILMAVAVFPLHQVQPIKRIVAATYQSASGAGARAMEEVKIQSQAILQGQSPQTEIFPYPLAFNLFPHNSKLNEQGYCEEEMKIVNETRKIFGAPDLRVTATCVRVPVLRAHSEAINLEFERPFSVEQARQILSQAPGVKLVEDWSANYFPMPIEASGKDEVLVGRIRQDISHPAALDLWLCGDQIRKGAALNAIQIAELLVQKDLLKPAIALTR from the coding sequence TTGGTTGATTCTTATCGAGTTGCGATTTTGGGGGCAACGGGAGCCGTTGGCACTGAACTGCTTGATCTGTTAGAGCAAAGGCGATTTCCCGTTTCCGACTTAAAACTACTGGCTTCACCTCGATCGGCAGGTCAGCGGCTCCAATTCAAGGGTGAAAGTATTCCAGTTGAGGTTGTGGACGATCGCTCATTTGCTGGAGTCGATCTGGTGCTGGCTTCTGCCGGAGCCTCTACTTCCCGCGTCTGGGCACCGAAAGCGGTTGAGGCGGGGGCCGTAGTGGTGGATAATTCCAGTGCTTTCCGTATGGATCCAGCCATTCCCCTGATCGTGCCAGAGGTGAATCCTGAAGCCGCCGCCACCCACCAGGGAATTATTGCCAATCCCAATTGCACCACTATTTTGATGGCGGTCGCGGTATTCCCCCTGCATCAGGTGCAACCCATCAAGCGGATTGTGGCAGCGACTTATCAATCGGCCAGTGGGGCCGGGGCACGAGCGATGGAAGAGGTGAAGATACAATCCCAGGCCATCTTGCAGGGCCAATCTCCCCAGACAGAGATTTTTCCCTACCCTCTGGCGTTCAATCTATTTCCGCACAACTCCAAGCTAAATGAGCAGGGATACTGCGAGGAAGAGATGAAGATAGTCAACGAGACTCGGAAAATTTTTGGTGCTCCAGACTTACGGGTAACCGCTACTTGTGTTCGGGTTCCCGTGTTGCGGGCACACTCAGAAGCGATTAATCTGGAGTTTGAGCGGCCTTTTAGTGTGGAACAGGCTCGGCAAATTTTAAGTCAGGCACCAGGAGTTAAGCTGGTGGAAGATTGGTCAGCCAACTATTTCCCGATGCCGATCGAGGCCAGTGGCAAAGACGAAGTACTGGTAGGCCGGATTCGCCAGGATATCTCTCATCCTGCGGCTTTGGATCTCTGGCTGTGCGGGGATCAGATTCGTAAAGGGGCCGCTTTGAACGCTATACAGATTGCTGAATTGCTCGTGCAAAAGGATCTCTTAAAGCCTGCGATCGCTCTGACTCGATAA